In a single window of the Pseudomonadota bacterium genome:
- a CDS encoding ABC transporter ATP-binding protein yields MIRRWWLPIWAGRWSLQAETLLQVNDLSSHYGPIRAIDKISLHVNTGELVAIVGANGAGKTTLLRTLSGVQAASGGSIRFAGEDVMRMKPDKIVAKGICQVPEGRQVFGPLSVEDNLRLGGYVHRARGQWVDGEIEKIYELFPILKEKRNQSAGTLSGGQQQMLAIGRALLGKPKLMLLDEPSMGLAPLLVEEIFRVVHELNESGVTVLLVEQNARAALKIANRGYVLETGRVVLTASAAELLEDEAVRKAYLGH; encoded by the coding sequence ATGATCCGCAGGTGGTGGCTGCCTATTTGGGCGGGGAGGTGGAGTTTGCAGGCTGAAACCCTGTTGCAGGTAAACGATCTCAGTAGCCATTATGGCCCGATCCGGGCAATCGACAAGATATCTTTGCACGTGAATACCGGTGAACTGGTGGCCATCGTTGGTGCTAATGGTGCCGGTAAAACGACGCTGTTGCGCACGCTCTCTGGCGTGCAAGCTGCAAGTGGCGGATCGATCCGGTTTGCTGGCGAGGATGTCATGCGCATGAAGCCCGACAAGATTGTTGCCAAAGGCATCTGCCAGGTACCTGAGGGTAGGCAGGTGTTTGGCCCGCTCAGCGTCGAGGACAATCTGCGTCTCGGTGGTTATGTGCACCGGGCAAGGGGACAGTGGGTAGACGGTGAGATTGAGAAGATCTACGAGCTGTTTCCGATACTCAAGGAAAAGCGCAATCAATCCGCAGGTACCCTGTCTGGCGGACAACAGCAGATGCTGGCAATCGGGCGCGCGCTGCTGGGCAAACCGAAACTGATGCTGCTCGACGAACCGTCGATGGGTTTGGCGCCATTGTTGGTTGAGGAGATCTTTCGAGTCGTACACGAATTGAACGAAAGCGGAGTAACGGTACTGCTGGTAGAGCAGAACGCGCGTGCCGCGTTGAAGATTGCCAATCGCGGATATGTGTTGGAGACGGGGCGTGTGGTGTTGACAGCATCTGCGGCGGAATTGCTCGAGGATGAGGCGGTGCGCAAAGCGTATTTAGGACACTGA
- a CDS encoding CBS domain-containing protein — protein MYVEKIMTRDVITVNPDTKLTRIADLMQKRKLRHLPVVDNGNHLVGIISHRDVQRAEPSWITTLDKGEANYLLAKVTAEKIMHVDVITCPPETLVEDAGCLMRRDKIGCLPVVEQGKLVGIITSVDLLDFFLEITGCMEKQTARIAVHLQDKAGEMAKFLAAINAGGGHITTVVSPVHPDDSGMRVAIVRFRADDAAALDAKLRAAGYELISEQLPG, from the coding sequence ATGTATGTCGAGAAAATCATGACCCGGGATGTAATTACGGTGAATCCCGATACCAAATTGACCCGTATCGCTGATTTGATGCAGAAGCGCAAATTGCGCCACCTTCCGGTTGTGGATAACGGAAATCACTTGGTTGGTATCATTTCACACCGCGACGTACAGCGTGCCGAACCCTCTTGGATCACGACCTTGGACAAGGGGGAGGCGAACTATCTGTTGGCCAAGGTCACCGCTGAAAAGATCATGCATGTTGATGTTATTACGTGCCCGCCTGAGACATTGGTCGAGGATGCGGGTTGCCTGATGAGACGTGACAAAATCGGTTGCCTACCTGTGGTGGAGCAGGGGAAGTTGGTGGGGATTATCACCAGTGTCGATCTGTTGGATTTTTTCCTGGAAATCACCGGTTGTATGGAGAAGCAGACTGCGCGCATTGCCGTTCATCTGCAGGATAAAGCGGGCGAGATGGCGAAGTTTCTGGCGGCGATCAACGCCGGGGGCGGGCACATCACTACGGTGGTTTCGCCGGTGCACCCTGACGATAGCGGGATGCGCGTTGCGATCGTTCGTTTTCGCGCTGACGATGCGGCTGCGCTGGACGCCAAATTACGTGCCGCGGGATACGAACTCATTAGTGAACAGCTGCCAGGATAA
- a CDS encoding ABC transporter ATP-binding protein, whose amino-acid sequence MALLKVENLEKAFGGVLAISDLSFEVPEGVVYAVIGPNGAGKTTLFNMLCGIYTPSDGEVQFQGQTLVGKLTHQVAALGMSRTFQNLQVFFNMSVLENVMVGCHLRSSRGLYRAAVRWPGVIAEEKRIRHWSMEALEFCGLDHQANRESSALPYGELKRMEIARAMATKPKMLLMDEPAAGLNDTETKEMRDLIGRIRDSGVTVLLVEHNMGLVMGISDTVLVLDYGSRLAEGTPNEVQNDPQVVAAYLGGEVEFAG is encoded by the coding sequence ATGGCGTTGCTTAAGGTCGAGAATCTGGAGAAAGCCTTTGGCGGAGTTCTGGCAATAAGTGACCTCAGTTTCGAGGTGCCTGAAGGGGTGGTCTACGCCGTGATCGGGCCCAACGGTGCGGGCAAAACAACACTTTTCAATATGCTGTGCGGCATCTACACACCTTCCGACGGTGAAGTGCAGTTTCAGGGCCAGACATTGGTGGGTAAGCTGACCCATCAGGTAGCCGCATTGGGTATGTCGCGCACGTTCCAGAATCTGCAGGTTTTTTTCAATATGTCGGTACTGGAGAACGTGATGGTAGGTTGCCATCTGCGTTCGAGCAGGGGGTTGTATCGGGCCGCGGTGCGTTGGCCTGGCGTGATAGCGGAAGAGAAACGTATCAGACATTGGTCGATGGAGGCATTGGAGTTCTGCGGTCTGGACCATCAGGCAAATCGCGAATCGTCCGCTTTGCCCTACGGTGAACTTAAGCGCATGGAGATTGCGCGCGCGATGGCGACCAAGCCCAAGATGCTGTTGATGGACGAGCCTGCCGCCGGGTTGAATGACACTGAAACGAAAGAGATGCGCGATCTGATCGGGCGCATTCGCGATAGCGGCGTTACGGTACTGCTGGTCGAGCACAATATGGGTTTGGTGATGGGCATCTCCGACACCGTTCTGGTGCTGGATTATGGAAGCAGACTCGCCGAAGGTACGCCGAACGAAGTGCAGAATGATCCGCAGGTGGTGGCTGCCTATTTGGGCGGGGAGGTGGAGTTTGCAGGCTGA